A single region of the Streptomyces caelestis genome encodes:
- a CDS encoding ATP-binding protein, which yields MAVKAMGWAHSFPMSEGVRAGREWTRRRLESLPWAAAEPNTVDTIVLAVSELITNAHIHAHSDAHLVLTWDGDCLHVSVHDEDPTLPRQREPQPGEVSGRGVAIVRKLADEWGMRCQRHGKTVTACFRPADTDASTDRHGGNSG from the coding sequence GTGGCTGTGAAGGCGATGGGATGGGCGCACTCGTTCCCCATGTCCGAGGGAGTGCGCGCCGGACGGGAGTGGACACGCAGGCGTCTCGAGTCCCTGCCCTGGGCCGCTGCCGAGCCGAACACGGTGGACACCATCGTGCTGGCTGTGTCCGAGCTGATCACCAATGCGCACATCCACGCGCACAGCGACGCGCACCTGGTCCTCACGTGGGACGGCGACTGCCTTCATGTGAGCGTCCACGACGAGGACCCGACGCTGCCGCGCCAGCGCGAACCACAGCCGGGGGAAGTATCCGGCCGCGGAGTAGCAATCGTGCGTAAGCTCGCCGATGAGTGGGGGATGAGGTGCCAGCGGCACGGCAAAACGGTGACGGCATGCTTCCGTCCCGCCGATACCGATGCCAGCACCGACCGGCATGGTGGCAACAGCGGTTGA